A genomic region of bacterium contains the following coding sequences:
- the chrA gene encoding chromate efflux transporter produces MSLPDRVPEAAPVGLWQLVRYFLRLGALGFGGPIALAGSMQRDLVPRRWITEEEYVQGLAFSQMMPGPLAAQLAMWIGYLRHGALGASLVGIAFILPTYLIVLAVSALYVAYHGLSLVQALFYGIGPMVIAIVAISATRLARTTVGGDWRMWLVFVAAAVVTLVTRAEIALLFLAAGLLGIVIHSPPARNGAALPLAIAPIVGGAGVHLPILLAVGAFFLKAGAFTFGSGLAIVPFLHHGVVVEHRWLDERQFLDAVAVGIITPGPVVITAAFVGYLVAGLRGSLVAAAGVFLPVYLFVLFIGRYIIRWRHHPVLHGFVKGATSAASGAIAAATLILGQGSIVDAPTAVIAAAGAILLLRFRVPEPAVVAAGAIAGIVLRR; encoded by the coding sequence ATGAGCCTCCCCGATCGCGTTCCGGAGGCCGCGCCCGTCGGCCTCTGGCAGCTGGTGCGGTACTTCCTCCGGCTCGGGGCGCTCGGCTTCGGCGGGCCGATCGCCCTGGCCGGCTCCATGCAGCGCGACCTCGTGCCCCGGCGCTGGATCACCGAGGAGGAGTACGTCCAGGGGCTGGCGTTCTCGCAGATGATGCCCGGCCCGCTCGCGGCGCAGCTCGCGATGTGGATCGGCTACCTCCGGCACGGCGCGCTTGGCGCCTCCCTGGTCGGCATCGCCTTCATCCTCCCGACGTACCTCATCGTGCTGGCCGTCTCGGCGCTGTACGTCGCCTACCACGGGCTGTCCCTCGTCCAGGCTCTCTTCTACGGCATCGGCCCCATGGTGATCGCCATCGTCGCCATCTCGGCGACGCGCCTCGCCAGGACGACCGTCGGCGGCGACTGGCGGATGTGGCTCGTGTTCGTCGCCGCCGCGGTCGTCACGCTCGTCACGCGCGCCGAGATCGCCCTGCTCTTCCTCGCGGCCGGCCTGCTCGGGATCGTGATCCACTCGCCTCCGGCGCGGAACGGCGCCGCCCTCCCGCTCGCGATCGCGCCGATCGTGGGCGGCGCCGGCGTCCACCTGCCCATCCTGCTCGCGGTGGGCGCCTTCTTCCTCAAGGCAGGCGCCTTCACCTTCGGGAGCGGGCTGGCCATCGTGCCGTTCCTGCACCACGGGGTCGTCGTGGAGCACCGCTGGCTGGACGAGCGCCAGTTCCTCGATGCGGTCGCGGTCGGTATCATCACGCCCGGGCCGGTGGTCATCACCGCTGCGTTCGTCGGGTACCTCGTGGCCGGGCTCCGGGGCTCGCTCGTGGCCGCGGCGGGCGTCTTCCTCCCCGTGTACCTCTTCGTGCTCTTCATCGGCAGGTACATCATCCGCTGGCGGCACCACCCCGTGCTGCACGGGTTCGTGAAGGGGGCGACCTCGGCCGCCTCCGGCGCCATCGCGGCGGCGACGCTCATCCTGGGCCAGGGGTCGATCGTGGATGCGCCCACGGCCGTCATCGCGGCAGCCGGCGCCATCCTGCTGCTGCGGTTCAGGGTTCCCGAGCCGGCGGTCGTCGCGGCCGGGGCGATCGCCGGGATCGTCCTGCGCCGCTAG